The Streptomyces sp. ICC1 DNA window CCTGACCAAACCCTTCTCCGTGGAGCACCTCTCCGCCCGGATGGCCGCCGTGCTGCGCCGCGCGCGCTCCGCCGCCGGGGCCGAGCCGCCCTCGCGGGTCCTGCGCGTCGGCGGCCTGGCCATCGACCCGCTGCGGCGCCAGGCCGAGCTGGACGGGACGGTACTGGACCTCACGCGGCGGGAGTTCGACCTGCTGGCCTTCCTCGCGGGGCGGCCGGGCGTGGTCGTGGCCCGCCGGGAGCTGCTCGCGGAGGTCTGGCAGCAGTCCTACGGCGACGACCAGACCATCGACGTCCACCTGTCGTGGCTGCGCCGCAAGCTCGGCGAGACCGCCGCGAGCCCGCGCTACCTGCACACGCTGCGGGGTGTGGGAGTCAAGCTGGAGCCGCCTCAGTGAGCGGCGCACGCGCGGCCACCGGGCCGCGGGCGGGCACGACGGCCGCACCTCCGCGCCGCGCGGGCGACCGCGACGACAGCCGCTGCCGCGGCGGAGCGAGCCGACGGAGATGAGGTGGGCGCTGGTCAAGGTGTGCCTCGCGGTCACCGTCATGGTGGTCGTGGCGTTCGCCGTGCCGCTCGGGCTGGTCGTCCAGGAGATGGCCAGCGACCGGGCGTTCTCCAACGCCGAGCGGCAGGCCGCCACCATCGGGCCGACGCTGTCGATCACGACGGACCCGGTCCAGCTGCGCAAGGCGGTGGAGTCCACGCAGATGGGCGCCGCCCGGCGGATGGCCGTGCACGTCCCGGCCGTCGCAGACACCCCGCGCGTGGACATCGGCGACGGCTGGGCCGGGGAGCACGCCGTCGCCGAGACCCGGCGGATCGGGCGGGCGGCCACGGCCCCGGTGTCGGGCGGCGGCTCGGCGCTGCTCCAGCCCATCGCGCTCGGCTCCGGGGACATCGCGGTGGTGGAGATCCTCGTCCCGGAGAGCGAGGTCAGCAACGGCGTCGCCACCGCCTGGGTGGTCCTCGCGGGCGTCGGCCTCGCCCTGGTCGTGGGCTCGGTGGCGGTGGCGGACCGGCTCGGCGCCCGCCTGGTGCGGCCGGCCGAGCGGCTCGCGGACGCCGCGCACCGGCTGGGCGAGGGACGGCTGGGCGCGCGGGTCCCCGAGGAGGGGCCGAAGGAACTCCGCTCGGCGGCCGTCGCGTTCAACTCGATGGCGGACCAGGTGGTGGAGCTCCTCGCCAACGAGCGGGAGTTGGCCGCCGACCTCTCGCACCGGCTGCGGACGCCGCTGACGGTGCTGCGGCTCAACGCGGCCTCGCTCGGCGACGGTCCGGCGGCGGAGCAGACCCGGGCGGCCGTGGAGCAACTGGAGCGCGAGGTCGACACGATCATCCGTACGGCCCGCGAGCAGCGCGCGCCCGCCTCCGCCACGGGCGGCGGCGGTGCCGGCTGCGACGCCTCCGAGGTGATCCGCGACCGGATGGACTTCTGGTCGGCGCTGGCGGAGGACGAGGGCCGGGAGGTGCGGCTCGCGGGGGTCGACCGCACGGTACGGATCCCCGTGGCCCGGCCCGAGCTCGCGGCCGCGCTGGACGCCATGCTCGGCAACGTCTTCCGGCACACCCCGGAGGGCACTCCCTTCGCGGTGGACGTCCACGACGCGGGGGACGCGGTGATCGTGCTCGTCTCGGACGCGGGGGGCGGCATCGCCGATCCGGACGCGGCCCTGCGGCGCGGCAACGACGGCGGCCGGGACGGTTCGACGGGCCTCGGCCTGGACATCGTGCGGCGCGTCGCCGAATCGACGGGCGGTGACGTGCGGCTGGGGCGCTCGGTGCTCGGCGGCACCGAGGTGCGGGTGTGGATCGCCCTGGACGGCCGCACGCGGGGCGGGTCCGCCCGCGCGGGGCGCGGCCGGCGCAAGCGGCGGGGCGACTGACGGCACGGGCGACCGGCGGGGACCCCGCGGGGCGACCGGCCGCGCGGGTGGCTGACCGTGCGGGTGGCTGACCGTGCGGGTGGCTGACCGTGCGGGGCAACCGACGTAACCCCGGAGCGGTCGGGGGCGCGCCGCGCGCCCGGTATGTCCCCATGTCGATACGGTCCGCGCCATGGACACCCTCATCTTCGGCGGCCTCCTCGCCACCCTGATCGCGATGTACCGGGACGCGTCGCGGTTCGTGGTGCTCGGTGCCTGGTGGCTGATGCTGCTCGCCGTGATCCTGCTGATGGCGCACCACATCACCAGCGGCCTCGCCCTCACCCTGAGCTACTGACGGTGGCCGCGATGTCCAGCCTCCTCCCGGAGGCGCCGCTGGAGGGCGGGCTGCTGGGGCGCGTCCAGTACTGGTTCGCGTGCGCCTTCGCCATCGGCTGGACGGGTGTGGTCTGCGGCGGGCTCTTCTACCAGTTCGGGCTGTGGGAGTACCCGTGCCCGCTCTGCATCGTGCAGCGGATGTTCATGCTGCTGGCGGCGATCGGGGCCGGGCACGTCATCCGTACGGCGCTGACGCACGGGGCGGTCACCGGCCGCGACTACATGATGGGCTGGGGCCTCACGCTCGTCGCGGTGATCGCGGGCTCCTTCGCCTCGTGGCGCCAGACGATGCTGCACATCCTGCCGGGCGACAAGGGGTTCGGGAGCGAGGTGTTCGGCCTGCACCTGTACGTATGGGCGTGGATCCTCTTCCAGGCCTCGGTGGTCGCCGTCGGGATCGTCCTCGCCTTCGCCCACTCCACGGCCGACCGGGTCATTCCGGCCGACGGGCCGGGTGCGTACCGCACGGTGGGGCTGGCCGCGCTGTGGTTCCTGGGGCTGGTGATCGCCGTGAACATCGTGGCGGTCTTCCTCGAAGAGGGATTCCACTGGTTCCTCCCGGACGACCCCTCGCGCTACCAGTTCTTCCACGATGTGGGGATCATCGACTAGTGCCGTGCCGTGCCGTGCCGGGCGCCGTGACCCGGTGAACCCTGCCCGTCACAGCACTAGCGGAGGTTGGCGGGGAGTCGACGCCGCCCGCGCGCGAACGCGGCGGAACTGCTTGAGTACTCGCGCCCGCACCCCTATCGGATGGGAACCCGCCATGCGCTACGCAGTTCTCGGCACCGGCATCGTCGGCCGTACGGTGGCCGCCCGGCTGCTCTCCCTGGACCACGAGGTCGTCATCGGCACCCGCGACCCCGTGGCCACCCTCGCCCGCGGCGAGTACGCCGAGTGGCAGGCGGCCCACCCGCGAGCGGGGCTCGCCCGCTTCGCGGAAGCGGCGCGCGGCGGCGAGACGCTGGTCAACGCCACGGGCGGGCGGGTCAGCGTGGCCGCCCTGACGGCGGCGGACGCCTCGCACCTGGACGGCAAGATCCTGATCGACATCGCGAACCCGCTGGACTTCTCGCACGGCTTCCCGCCGGGGCTCGACCCGGTGGACGGCGACAGCCTGGGCGAGCTGATCCAGCGGACCTTCCCGGGGCTGCGCGTGGTCAAGACGCTGAACACGATGAACTGCCAGGTCATGGTCGACCCGGCCAGGGTTCCCGGCGACCACACCGTCTTCCTCTCGGGCGAGGACGCCGAGGCGAAGAAGGCCGTGCGCGAGCTCCTGTACTCCTTCGACTGGCGCGAGCACACCGTCATCGACCTGGGCGGGATCGAGACGGCGCGCGGCACGGAGATGCTGCTGCCGATCTGGCTCCGGCTGATGGGGGCCCTCGGCCACACGGACTTCAACTTCCACATCCAGGGCGCGCGGCGTACGGAGCCGGGCCCGCAGGTCTGACCCGGGGCCGGGCTCCGGGGGGCCGGGGTGCCCCTCAGTCAGTCGGTGGCGCTCGAGGCCAGCCGCTCGGCCTGGGCGCGGCCGACCTCGGCGGCGCGGTGCAGGTAGTCGCCGATGACGGCGAGCTCGGCGTCGGAGTAGCCCTCCAGTACGGCGCCGAAGGCGCGGCCCGGGGTCTCCCAGGCCGCGCCGATCCGGTCGCGGGCGGCGGGGGCGAGGGCGACGAGGGAGCGGCGGCGGTCGTTCGGGTCGGCGCGGCGCTCGACGATGCCGGCCTTGACCAGGCGGTCGACGAGCCGGGTAGCCGAACCGGACGTCAGGCCGGTGAGGCGGGCGACGTCACCGGTGCTGACCGGTTCGGGCTCCATGTCGAGGAGGGCGACGCACTGCAGGTCGGTGGGGTGCAGGCCGACGTGGTCGGCCATGGCCTGGCTGAAGAGCGAGTAGTCGGCGTAGTGCCGCTGGCTTTCGGTGACGATGCGCGCGAGCAGCTCGGCGCGGGTCCACTCCGCACTCGAACGGGGGTTGTTGGTTGACATCGGCTTCTCCGTGCTTCAAATTTGTCTGTGTGACACAGGAAATGCGTAACGCAGAGAATGTGTCACACGGAATCTGTGTCACGTCCTCAGTCTAGAACAGGAACGAGAACAGGAAGAAGCCATGTCGAAGATCCTCGTCACCGGCGGCCGCGGCGCCGTCGCCCGCGGTCTCACCGCCCTCCTCGCCACCGACGGCGTCCCGCACCGCCTCGCATCCCGCGAGCCCGACAAACCCGGCACCGTCCACTGCGACCTCCCACCACCTGACCGTGCCTGACGGGCCCCGGGTACGCGAAAGGCCCCGCTCCGCTTTCGCGGAACGAGGCCTTCTCGCAGGGTGAGTGACGGGACTTGAACCCGCGGCCACCTGGACCACAACCAGGTGCTCTACCAACTGAGCTACACCCACCATGTCCGGTCGGAAAACCGACCGGCCGAAGAAAAGGTTACAGGGTCCGGGAGGGTGCTCGCTCCCCCCTTTCCCCGTGCCCCTCGCTGTCGGGTACTACGGGGTGCTACGCGCCGGGGACGACGTGCTTGGCGGCGATGGTCCGCGCCGTGTCCGAGTCCGGACCGGGCTGCGGCACGAAGACGGCCTCCCGGTAGTAGCGCAGCTCGGCGATGGACTCCTTGATGTCCGCGAGCGCCCGGTGGTTGCCGTTCTTCGGGGGGCTGTTGAAGTACGCGCGCGGGTACCAGCGGCGCGCCAGCTCCTTGATCGAGGAGACGTCCACGATCCGGTAGTGCAGGTACCCCTCCAGCGCGGCCATGTCGCGCAGCAGGAAACCGCGGTCGGTGCCGACCGTGTTTCCGCAGAGCGGGGCCTTGCGGGGGTCCTTCACGTGTTCCCGTACGTAGGCCAGGACCTGCGCCTCGGCGTCCGCGAGGGTGGTCCCGCCGGCCAGCTCTTCGAGCAGGCCGGAGGAGGTGTGCATCTCGCGCACCACGTCGGGCATGGTCTCCAGGGCCGCGTCCGGCGGGCGGATCACGATGTCCACGCCTTCGCCGAGCACGTTGAGCTCCGAGTCGGTGACCAGTGCGGCCACCTCGATAAGTGCGTCGTCCGTCAACGAGAGCCCGGTCATCTCGCAGTCGATCCACACCATGCGATCGTTCATGCGCCCCACCTTATGCGGAAGGTCCCCCACATCGGTGACCGCCGATGCGGGGGACCTTCTTCGAGCGATGCCCGCAAGGGGCTACGCGTGCTCGCGCAGCACCCGCCCGGGGGCGTACAGCTCCGTCACCGTGGGACCGGCCGCGGCCAGTGCGGCCGCGGTCCGCTGGGGCTGAGGAGTGCGCTGGTGCGGTACCGGCGACTCCGACAGCTGCGCCACCTGGGCCACGTCCGCCTGCGGGCGACGGGCCCGGTAGGCGGAGCGGTAGGCGGCCGGGGAGGACCCCAGCTGGCGGCGGAAGTGCCCGCGCAGCGCGACCGGCGAACGGAACCCGCAGCGTCCGGCGACCTCGTCGACCGAGTAGTCGGAGGTCTCGAGCAGCCGCTGTGCCTGGAGCACCCGCTGGGTGATCAGCCACTGCAGCGGTGCGCTGCCGGTGAGCGAGCGGAACCGCCGGTCGAAGGTGCGCCTGCTCATGTAGGCGCGGGCGGCGAGCGTCTCCACGTCGAACTGCTCGTGGAGGTGCTCCAGTGCCCAGGCGACGACCTCGGCCAGCGGGTCGGCGCCGATCTCCTCCGGCAGAGACCGGTCGAGATAGCGCTCCTGGCCACCCGTGCGGCGCGGCGGCACGACGAGTCGACGGGCCAGCGCACCGGCCGCCTCGCTGCCGTGGTCCGTGCGCACGATGTGCAGGCACAGGTCAATTCCGGCCGCGGTGCCCGCGGACGTCAGCACATCGCCGTCGTCGACGAACAGCTCGCGCGGATCGACGTGGACGGACGGGTAGCGCTTGGCCAGCGTCGGCGCGTACATCCAGTGCGTCGTCGCGGGCCGGCCGTCCAGCAGACCCGCGGCGGCGAGCACGAATGCCCCCGTGCACAGTCCGACGATCCGGGCACCCTCCTCGTGCGCCAGACGCAGTGCGTCGAGCGCCTCCGGCGGCGGCGGTGAGGTGATGGAACGCCACGCGGGCACGACGACCGTGCCTGCCCGGGCGATCGCCTCCAACCCGTATGGCGCGGTCAGCTCGAGTCCGCCGGTGGTCCTCAGTGGACCGTCTTCACCGGCGCAGACGAGCAATCGATAGCGTGGAACTCCCGCGTCCTGCCGGTCAATGCCGAACACGGAAAGTGGAATGGAGCTCTCGAAGATCGGCCCGCCGCTGAAGAGCAGCACCGCGACGATCTCCCTGCGGCGACGCCCCGCGAGCTTCCTGCCGTCTACGACGACGGCGGTGGAATCCTGGCTCATGGCGCTAAGCCCCCCTTGGGTGTCGCGACTCCTTGGTCTGGTCGCACCTGCACGTTTCCCCTCGGCCTTGCACGTGGCTCCCCCGCCGTAAATACATGATCGAATCTACTGCGTCCCGTGGTGTCGGCGTGACAAGTTCAGCACGCAGCGCTATGTCGACTTGGCAACTTGGCGAAAAGTATTCGATCAGGAAGCGTTCCACTCCGCCACCCGCGAGGGAAGCGCACTGTCCGGCCATGGCCAGTACTCATAGGGTCAGGGACCCCCTGTGGCGGACTAGTCGCTGATGGTGAGGAGGTTGGGGGGACATTCCGGCAAGGGGGGTGACCTGCCGGGAAGTTGGCTGAAAACGTGCGGGTGTGGATGTGCGAATCGGTCAGTCGTGAGGGGGCAAACCGGCGGAACCGTGACATCCCCGGTGCACGGAGCCCCCGGCGCGCGAGTGCCGGCCCCGGTGGGCGGGCGCGGCGCGGTCCTCCACGGGCACCCGGGCGGCATTCCGCTCCTCCTTCTCCGAGTGCCGCAGCAGCACCCGGCAGGCGGCCGTGACGGCGGCCAGGCCGAGCGTGGCCACCGCTGCCCCGCCGAACGAGGTCCCGTAGACGACCAGGACGACCGGGACGAGCAGGCAGCTGAAAGCCGCCCAGCGCACCACGTCACCCGCGGGGTCGTCATGAGTACGTCTGGCGGGGTGCACGGAAGAGTGAAGAGGGGGAGGCGACATGTGGACGGACTGCTTCGGCTGAGCGGGCGACTGAGCGGGCTGGACGGGGTGAACCGGATGACCGGGCACGGCGTGCTCCCTGCGGGCTCTTCCTGGACGGTCGGACTCGTGTCCAACGCCGGGCGGAGCGGCTCGGTCACTGCGCGCACGGGTGGCGCCTACCCGGGACGGAGTCATTCGTCACTGCCTGTAGGGGACAGCGGCCATTGCCAAGGCGGCGGCGCTGCGGCATGCTCCCTTGGACGCTCTCCAAGGGCGGCATGCCCTGTGCAGCACAGGAGTGTCGCCGTACCCTGGTGGGTATGGCTTGGGAAGATGCTTCCCGGACAGAGCTCGGTCACACTGAGTTGCCATTCCCGGAATCTTCACCGCTAGAACCGTCGCTTCCGCCTACTGTCGCCACGCCGCCTTGTCCCTTCCCCCGAGGACCTCTTCGTCGAGACACCCATGGCCGGTCACGAATTCTCCGAACCTGCGGACCGCAAGCGCAAACACCTCGCCGATACTGAATCGGCCGACCTGCGCGCGGTGGAACAACCACGTCATCCCTGCGACCCGGCCTTCCGGCACGGGGTCGTGGTGGGCTTCGACGGATCCACGTCCAGCGAGCGCGCCCTCGCGTACGCGATCGGGATGGCCCGTCGCTCAGGATCCGGTCTGATCATCGTCCATGTGGCGAACCGGCTGCCCACCACCGTGTGGGCCGGCTGCGAGCCGCCGGTCTTCGTGGACGTGCCGGACCACCGCACCGAGGTGCTGGGCCTGGAGCTGGCGTGCGCCGACTACCTCTCCGAGGTCCCGTGGATCCTCGTCGAGCGCGGCGGGGACATCTGCCACGAGCTGGAGGAGGTCGGCCGGGAGTATTCGGCGGACGCCATCGTGGTCGGCTCCACGCACGGGATCGTCGGCCGGATCTTCGGCTCGGTGGCGGGCCGGCTGGCGAAGCGGGCGCAGCGACCCGTCGTTGTCATCCCGTAACCGACCGTATGTCGATTGTGTGGTTGTGAACCCCCTTGTAAGGGGTAGATAAAGGCTGCTGGGACGCAGCAAACAACTGCAGATCGAAGGGAGCCCGCCGTGGACAATGGTGTCTCTGCGGGAAGCACGGCCTCGACTTCGACCCTCGGGCACATCGCCCTGGGTCTCACCCTTCTCGCGTTCGGTATCGGCCACACCGGGATCATCGGCGGTGTGACCGTGGCCAACTCCGTGTCGCTCGCGACCTTCCTCGGCGGCCTCGCCCTGTTCGTCCTCGGGATCCTCGAATACCGCGGCGGCAACGGCTTCAACGGCACGGCCTTCGCGGGTCTCGGAGCCTTCTGGTTCACCTGGGCCAACGGCGCCGACGGAAAGGTTTCGGCACACGCGGCCGGACTGTTCCTCGTCCTGTTCGCCATGCTCGCGCTGACCCTCACCGCCGCGGCCTCGGGCGGACTGTTCGGCCAGGGCGTGTACGGCCTGTTCACCCTCTCGCTCGTACTCCTGGCGATAGGCACCTTCGCCGAGACCGACGGGCTGGCCAAGGCGGCCGGCTGGGTGGCGGCACTGTCCGGACTGCTGGCCTGGTACGGGGCCACCGCGGCCCTGGCGAGCTGGCCGATGGCGGTCGGCAAGGGCTCGCGCGGCGCGGTCGCCGCGAGCTGAGGAACCCGGCACGCAGCTCACGTGAGGCCCCCGGTACCCACCGGGGGCCTCACGCGTGCCGGCCTCGCTCACGTGCGGGTCGGCTACTCGACGGTGACGGACTTCGCCAGGTTGCGCGGCTTGTCGATGTCCCGGCCCAGGGCCAGGGCGGTGTGGTACGCCAGCAGCTGCAGCGGGATGCCCATCAGGATCGGGTCCAGCTCGTCCTCGTTCTTGGGCACGAGGATGGTGTGGTCGGCCTTCTCCTGCTTGGTGTGGGCGACGGCCAGGATCCGGCCGCTGCGGGCCTTGATCTCCTCCAGCGCCGCGCGGTTCTTCTCCAGCAGGTCGTCGTCCGGGACGATCGCGACCGTCGGCAGCGACGGCTCGATCAGGGCGAGCGGGCCGTGCTTGAGCTCGGAGGCCGGGTAGGCCTCGGCGTGGATGTAGGAGATCTCCTTGAGCTTCAGGGAGGCCTCCAGGGCCACCGGGTAGCCCCGGACGCGGCCGATGAACATCATCGACTTGGCCTCGGCGTACTCGGCGGCCAGCGTCTTGATGTCCTCCTCGCCGTCGAGGATCTCCTGGATCTGCGCGGGCAGCTTGCGCAGGCCGTCGATGATCCGCTTGCCGTCGGTGACGGACAGGTCGCGGATGCGGCCCAGGTGCACGGCGAGCAGCGCGAAGGCCACGACCGTGTTGGTGAAGCACTTGGTGGAGACGACGCAGACCTCGGGGCCGGCGTGCACGTACACGCCGCCGTCGGCCGCGCGGGCGATCGCGGAGCCGACCACGTTGACCACGCCGAGGACGCGGGCGCCCTTGCGCTTGAGCTCCTGCACGGCCGCCAGCACGTCGTAGGTCTCACCGGACTGGGAGACCGCGATGTAGAGGGTGTCGGGGTCCACGACCGGGTTGCGGTAGCGGAACTCGGAGGCCGGCTCGGCGTCGGCGGGGATCCGGGCCAGGCTCTCGATGAGACCGGCGCCGATCAGGCCGGCGTGGTACGAGGTGCCGCAGCCCAGGATCTTGACCCGGCGGATGCCGCGCGCCTCGCGCGGGTCCAGGTTCAGGCCGCCCAGGTGGACGGTGTTGAAGCGGTCGTCGATCCGGCCGCGCAGGACGCGGTCGACCGCGTCCGCCTGCTCGGAGATCTCCTTGTGCATGTACGTGTCGTGGCCGCCCATGTCGTAGGAGGCGGCCTCCCACTCCACGGTCTCGGGCGTGGCGGTGGTCGTCGTGCCGGAGGTGGTGTAGGTCCGGAAGTCGTCGGCCTTCAGGGTCGCCATCTCGCCGTCGTCGAGGGTGACGATCTGGCGGGTGTGGGCGACGAGCGCGGCGATGTCCGAGGCGACGAACATCTCCTTCTCGCCGATGCCGAGGACGACGGGGGAGCCGTTGCGGGCCACGACGATGCGGTCGGAGAAGTCGGCGTGCATGACGGCGATGCCGTAGGTGCCCTCGACGACCTTCAGCGCCTCGCGGACCTTCTCCTCCAGGGTGTCGGCCTGGGCGCGGGAGATCAGGTGCACGAGCACCTCGGTGTCGGTCTCCGAGAGGAAGACGACCCCGTCGGCCTCCAGCTTGGCGCGCAGCTCGGAGGCGTTGTCGACGATGCCGTTGTGGAC harbors:
- a CDS encoding helix-turn-helix domain-containing protein, coding for MSQDSTAVVVDGRKLAGRRRREIVAVLLFSGGPIFESSIPLSVFGIDRQDAGVPRYRLLVCAGEDGPLRTTGGLELTAPYGLEAIARAGTVVVPAWRSITSPPPPEALDALRLAHEEGARIVGLCTGAFVLAAAGLLDGRPATTHWMYAPTLAKRYPSVHVDPRELFVDDGDVLTSAGTAAGIDLCLHIVRTDHGSEAAGALARRLVVPPRRTGGQERYLDRSLPEEIGADPLAEVVAWALEHLHEQFDVETLAARAYMSRRTFDRRFRSLTGSAPLQWLITQRVLQAQRLLETSDYSVDEVAGRCGFRSPVALRGHFRRQLGSSPAAYRSAYRARRPQADVAQVAQLSESPVPHQRTPQPQRTAAALAAAGPTVTELYAPGRVLREHA
- a CDS encoding response regulator transcription factor encodes the protein MASVLVVEDDQFVRSALIRHLTEASHTVRSVGTALEALREVAHHRFDVVILDLGLPDLDGSEALKMLRGITDVPVIIATARDDEAEIVRLLNDGADDYLTKPFSVEHLSARMAAVLRRARSAAGAEPPSRVLRVGGLAIDPLRRQAELDGTVLDLTRREFDLLAFLAGRPGVVVARRELLAEVWQQSYGDDQTIDVHLSWLRRKLGETAASPRYLHTLRGVGVKLEPPQ
- a CDS encoding DUF5993 family protein, encoding MDTLIFGGLLATLIAMYRDASRFVVLGAWWLMLLAVILLMAHHITSGLALTLSY
- the glmS gene encoding glutamine--fructose-6-phosphate transaminase (isomerizing) yields the protein MCGIVGYIGKRDVAPLLLEGLQRLEYRGYDSAGIVVNSPKAATLKVVKAKGRVRELESRVPKRFAGTTGIAHTRWATHGAPSDINSHPHLDADNKVAVVHNGIVDNASELRAKLEADGVVFLSETDTEVLVHLISRAQADTLEEKVREALKVVEGTYGIAVMHADFSDRIVVARNGSPVVLGIGEKEMFVASDIAALVAHTRQIVTLDDGEMATLKADDFRTYTTSGTTTTATPETVEWEAASYDMGGHDTYMHKEISEQADAVDRVLRGRIDDRFNTVHLGGLNLDPREARGIRRVKILGCGTSYHAGLIGAGLIESLARIPADAEPASEFRYRNPVVDPDTLYIAVSQSGETYDVLAAVQELKRKGARVLGVVNVVGSAIARAADGGVYVHAGPEVCVVSTKCFTNTVVAFALLAVHLGRIRDLSVTDGKRIIDGLRKLPAQIQEILDGEEDIKTLAAEYAEAKSMMFIGRVRGYPVALEASLKLKEISYIHAEAYPASELKHGPLALIEPSLPTVAIVPDDDLLEKNRAALEEIKARSGRILAVAHTKQEKADHTILVPKNEDELDPILMGIPLQLLAYHTALALGRDIDKPRNLAKSVTVE
- a CDS encoding MarR family transcriptional regulator; this encodes MSTNNPRSSAEWTRAELLARIVTESQRHYADYSLFSQAMADHVGLHPTDLQCVALLDMEPEPVSTGDVARLTGLTSGSATRLVDRLVKAGIVERRADPNDRRRSLVALAPAARDRIGAAWETPGRAFGAVLEGYSDAELAVIGDYLHRAAEVGRAQAERLASSATD
- a CDS encoding GPR1/FUN34/YaaH family transporter — its product is MDNGVSAGSTASTSTLGHIALGLTLLAFGIGHTGIIGGVTVANSVSLATFLGGLALFVLGILEYRGGNGFNGTAFAGLGAFWFTWANGADGKVSAHAAGLFLVLFAMLALTLTAAASGGLFGQGVYGLFTLSLVLLAIGTFAETDGLAKAAGWVAALSGLLAWYGATAALASWPMAVGKGSRGAVAAS
- a CDS encoding HAMP domain-containing sensor histidine kinase, with protein sequence MRWALVKVCLAVTVMVVVAFAVPLGLVVQEMASDRAFSNAERQAATIGPTLSITTDPVQLRKAVESTQMGAARRMAVHVPAVADTPRVDIGDGWAGEHAVAETRRIGRAATAPVSGGGSALLQPIALGSGDIAVVEILVPESEVSNGVATAWVVLAGVGLALVVGSVAVADRLGARLVRPAERLADAAHRLGEGRLGARVPEEGPKELRSAAVAFNSMADQVVELLANERELAADLSHRLRTPLTVLRLNAASLGDGPAAEQTRAAVEQLEREVDTIIRTAREQRAPASATGGGGAGCDASEVIRDRMDFWSALAEDEGREVRLAGVDRTVRIPVARPELAAALDAMLGNVFRHTPEGTPFAVDVHDAGDAVIVLVSDAGGGIADPDAALRRGNDGGRDGSTGLGLDIVRRVAESTGGDVRLGRSVLGGTEVRVWIALDGRTRGGSARAGRGRRKRRGD
- the orn gene encoding oligoribonuclease gives rise to the protein MNDRMVWIDCEMTGLSLTDDALIEVAALVTDSELNVLGEGVDIVIRPPDAALETMPDVVREMHTSSGLLEELAGGTTLADAEAQVLAYVREHVKDPRKAPLCGNTVGTDRGFLLRDMAALEGYLHYRIVDVSSIKELARRWYPRAYFNSPPKNGNHRALADIKESIAELRYYREAVFVPQPGPDSDTARTIAAKHVVPGA
- a CDS encoding disulfide bond formation protein B; the protein is MSSLLPEAPLEGGLLGRVQYWFACAFAIGWTGVVCGGLFYQFGLWEYPCPLCIVQRMFMLLAAIGAGHVIRTALTHGAVTGRDYMMGWGLTLVAVIAGSFASWRQTMLHILPGDKGFGSEVFGLHLYVWAWILFQASVVAVGIVLAFAHSTADRVIPADGPGAYRTVGLAALWFLGLVIAVNIVAVFLEEGFHWFLPDDPSRYQFFHDVGIID
- a CDS encoding universal stress protein, whose translation is MAGHEFSEPADRKRKHLADTESADLRAVEQPRHPCDPAFRHGVVVGFDGSTSSERALAYAIGMARRSGSGLIIVHVANRLPTTVWAGCEPPVFVDVPDHRTEVLGLELACADYLSEVPWILVERGGDICHELEEVGREYSADAIVVGSTHGIVGRIFGSVAGRLAKRAQRPVVVIP
- a CDS encoding NAD(P)-binding domain-containing protein, which produces MRYAVLGTGIVGRTVAARLLSLDHEVVIGTRDPVATLARGEYAEWQAAHPRAGLARFAEAARGGETLVNATGGRVSVAALTAADASHLDGKILIDIANPLDFSHGFPPGLDPVDGDSLGELIQRTFPGLRVVKTLNTMNCQVMVDPARVPGDHTVFLSGEDAEAKKAVRELLYSFDWREHTVIDLGGIETARGTEMLLPIWLRLMGALGHTDFNFHIQGARRTEPGPQV